In Spea bombifrons isolate aSpeBom1 chromosome 12, aSpeBom1.2.pri, whole genome shotgun sequence, the following proteins share a genomic window:
- the LOC128469573 gene encoding UDP-GlcNAc:betaGal beta-1,3-N-acetylglucosaminyltransferase 7-like, whose product MECLFKRRRILKTCISLCLLCVTLVTIHKLILMEEGAKSILIFNSRIKNEWLQPENNSLKKGVEGPNQQSSRKGGQVQTVTVVTKLSPARWDINESRCLENNALKRQSWFRHVDAKFHQFILHRHCRYFPLLLNHPEKCQGDIYLLIVVKSIIEQHDRREALRKTWAKEREIDGKKIRTVFLLGTTSPGKDHRNLQRLIEQEDQIYGDILQWDFMDTFYNLTLKEVNFLKWFHIYCHNVQFIFKGDDDIFVNTGNILDFLDFKKEDPLLPNLFVGDIISRAAPIRNKQSKYFIPKELYDKPYPIYAGGGGFLMASSLAKKLFPASEKIELFPIDDVFLGMCLKSVGVQPKLHPGFRTFGISKKRTSAMNKDPCFYKSLLVVHKLTSGELIKMWNVVHGQNISCAKHVQF is encoded by the coding sequence atggagtgtctctttaaaagGAGAAGGATATTGAAAACCTGTATAAGTCTGTGCCTGCTTTGTGTCACCCTGGTAACCATACATAAACTTATACTGATGGAGGAAGGAGCTAAAAGCATCTTGATATTCAACTCAAGGATCAAGAATGAGTGGTTACAGCCTGAAAATAATTCCCTCAAAAAGGGAGTTGAAGGACCCAACCAGCAGAGCTCCAGAAAAGGTGGCCAGGTGCAGACTGTCACTGTTGTTACTAAGCTGTCACCTGCAAGGTGGGACATTAATGAAAGCAGGTGTCTAGAGAACAATgccttaaagagacagtcttgGTTCAGACATGTTGATGCAAAGTTCCACCAGTTCATCTTGCACAGACACTGCAGGTATTTTCCTCTGCTGCTAAACCACCCAGAGAAGTGCCAAGGAGACATCTACCTTCTCATTGTGGTGAAGTCCATCATTGAACAACATGACAGGCGAGAGGCTCTAAGAAAAACCTGGGCTAAGGAAAGGGAGATAGATGGGAAGAAAATAAGAACTGTGTTTCTCCTGGGGACCACATCTCCAGGCAAAGATCACAGAAACCTTCAAAGACTCATTGAGCAAGAAGATCAAATTTATGGGGACATCCTTCAGTGGGATTTCATGGACACCTTTTATAACCTGACTCTTAAAGAAGTCAACTTTCTGAAATGGTTTCACATCTATTGCCACAATGTTCAGTTTATATTTAAGGGAGATGATGATATTTTTGTGAACACTGGAAACATATTGGACTTCTTGGACTTTAAGAAAGAAGATCCTTTACTGCCAAACTTATTTGTAGGGGACATTATTTCTAGAGCAGCACCCATCAGGAACAAGCAGAGTAAATATTTCATCCCCAAAGAGTTGTATGATAAACCATACCCAATTTATGCTGGAGGAGGGGGGTTTCTGATGGCATCTTCTTTAGCCAAAAAGTTGTTTCCAGCTTCTGAGAAGATAGAGCTGTTTCCTATTGATGATGTATTTTTGGGTATGTGTCTGAAGTCTGTAGGAGTTCAGCCCAAGCTTCATCCCGGCTTCAGGACATTTGGAATCAGTAAAAAGAGGACCAGTGCCATGAATAAGGACCCTTGTTTCTATAAGAGCTTGCTAGTGGTCCACAAGTTGACTTCGGGCGAATTAATAAAGATGTGGAACGTTGTCCATGGGCAAAATATCAGCTGTGCCAAACATGTTcaattttga